In one Pseudomonadota bacterium genomic region, the following are encoded:
- a CDS encoding DUF2937 family protein, whose product MIPRFLALAFGLAAAAVLSQFPEFAQQYLQRLAGKVDQLEAQVAGLDAAAAGFGMTRAEYLADLALSQTGAEAAARAEAGAALHGRLSESLGAFREAGALGRLALVPEVADLDLARRTMGDYQPAVPLTTEGAGFAAAGFLAGWGAWSGLWGLLSWPFRRRRRHLAEPAPDLVAEPQEEDAPFIEYEGDIAGSMRQPLPGLSLTAQDGTVVDLAMLTAPAILFTVPLLGRPGVAHPEDWEEVDDSADATALACSFRDSYDAIRDAGIGEVFGLSPQPAGDLAEAAHRLALPYTLLSDPRLSFAFALDLPRFILHHERYQSASVLVVQGGRVLAALHPVHDAATAAPRFLGKLAEARKAHQKALQTA is encoded by the coding sequence ATGATCCCGAGATTCCTTGCCCTGGCCTTCGGTCTTGCCGCTGCGGCCGTGCTCTCGCAGTTCCCTGAATTCGCGCAGCAATACCTGCAGCGGCTCGCGGGCAAGGTGGACCAGCTCGAAGCGCAAGTTGCGGGCCTCGACGCGGCTGCCGCGGGCTTTGGCATGACGCGCGCTGAATATCTCGCGGATCTTGCGCTCTCGCAGACGGGGGCGGAGGCTGCGGCGCGCGCGGAAGCGGGGGCCGCGCTCCATGGCCGGCTTTCCGAGAGCCTCGGCGCCTTTCGCGAGGCGGGCGCCCTGGGACGCCTCGCGCTCGTCCCCGAAGTGGCCGATCTCGATCTCGCGCGGCGGACCATGGGAGATTACCAGCCAGCCGTGCCGCTGACGACGGAGGGCGCAGGCTTTGCGGCTGCGGGCTTTCTGGCGGGGTGGGGCGCGTGGAGCGGGCTCTGGGGCCTCCTTTCATGGCCATTCCGCCGCCGCCGCCGACATCTCGCTGAGCCCGCCCCGGATCTCGTGGCGGAGCCGCAGGAGGAGGACGCGCCTTTCATCGAGTATGAAGGCGATATCGCTGGCTCCATGCGCCAGCCCTTGCCCGGTCTCAGCCTGACTGCGCAGGACGGCACGGTCGTGGACCTCGCGATGCTCACGGCGCCCGCGATCCTTTTTACCGTTCCGCTCCTCGGGCGGCCGGGCGTGGCCCACCCCGAGGACTGGGAGGAGGTCGATGACAGCGCCGATGCCACGGCGCTCGCCTGCTCCTTCCGCGACAGCTATGACGCCATCCGGGATGCGGGCATCGGCGAGGTCTTCGGGCTGTCGCCCCAGCCCGCGGGCGATCTCGCGGAGGCGGCGCATCGCCTCGCGCTGCCCTACACGCTCCTCTCGGACCCGCGGCTGTCCTTTGCATTCGCGCTCGACCTGCCGCGCTTCATCCTGCATCACGAGCGCTACCAGAGCGCCTCCGTGCTCGTCGTGCAGGGCGGGCGGGTGCTGGCGGCGCTTCATCCTGTCCACGACGCCGCCACGGCCGCGCCGCGCTTCCTCGGCAAGCTCGCCGAGGCCCGCAAAGCTCACCAGAAGGCCCTGCAGACCGCATGA
- a CDS encoding Ldh family oxidoreductase codes for MRVPIETIRETSAKALEAAGAAPWIAASVADAVAHSEAHGNVICGLYYLESYCLQLRSGRVIGDVEPAISRPAPGAILADARFGFAQPAFARGLAPALEAVEEQGIALFSVAHSHTCTSLGYFTEQIARHGFMALGLTNASAIVAAPGGAKRMLGTNPFAFSVPGPRGLALHYDSSTSAVALGKITMAKAAGEAIPEGWAVDAEGRPTTDPEAALKGSLVSAAGYKGWGLGLLVEIMAHALTGSVSSRDVAGLKLAEGAPHDLGQTYILVKTDVFSDRFGASLAALEAALAEDPGARLPGAGRAPAEAAEVPDALWELTLKLAG; via the coding sequence ATGCGCGTGCCCATCGAGACGATCCGAGAGACCTCGGCCAAGGCCCTCGAGGCCGCCGGTGCCGCGCCCTGGATCGCTGCCTCCGTCGCCGACGCGGTGGCCCATTCAGAAGCCCATGGCAACGTAATCTGCGGGCTCTACTACCTGGAAAGCTACTGCCTTCAGCTCCGCTCGGGCCGCGTTATCGGCGACGTGGAGCCCGCCATCTCGCGCCCTGCGCCCGGGGCGATCCTGGCCGACGCGCGCTTCGGCTTCGCGCAGCCCGCCTTCGCGCGGGGCTTGGCCCCGGCGCTCGAGGCAGTGGAGGAGCAGGGTATCGCGCTCTTCTCCGTCGCCCATTCCCACACCTGTACCTCGCTGGGCTATTTCACCGAGCAGATCGCGCGGCACGGGTTTATGGCGCTCGGTTTAACAAATGCGTCCGCCATCGTTGCCGCGCCCGGCGGGGCGAAGCGGATGCTGGGCACAAACCCCTTCGCCTTCTCGGTGCCGGGGCCTCGGGGCCTCGCTCTCCATTACGACAGCTCCACCTCCGCCGTGGCGCTGGGAAAGATCACCATGGCCAAGGCGGCCGGCGAGGCAATCCCAGAGGGATGGGCCGTGGATGCCGAAGGGCGCCCGACGACCGACCCCGAGGCAGCGCTCAAGGGCTCGCTCGTGAGCGCGGCAGGCTACAAGGGCTGGGGTCTCGGCCTCCTCGTGGAGATCATGGCCCACGCGCTGACGGGATCGGTGAGCTCGCGAGACGTGGCCGGGCTCAAGCTCGCAGAGGGCGCGCCGCACGATCTCGGGCAGACCTATATCCTCGTTAAGACGGATGTTTTCAGCGACCGCTTCGGCGCCTCCCTCGCGGCGCTCGAGGCCGCCCTTGCCGAGGATCCCGGCGCCCGCCTTCCGGGCGCGGGCCGAGCACCCGCCGAGGCCGCCGAGGTGCCGGACGCGCTCTGGGAGCTGACGCTCAAGCTCGCTGGGTGA
- a CDS encoding ABC transporter ATP-binding protein: MSEVLALKGVSKGYHRGKPNEISVLDGLDLSLNAGELVALEAPSGSGKSTLLHIAGLLDTADAGAVVIAGAEATRSDRQRTRLRRATLGFVYQFHHLLPEFTALENIILPQLANGAARGAAIARAEMLLGEVGLQARAGHRPAELSGGEQQRVAFCRAVANAPKVLLADEPTGNLDPETSDTVFDALLRLVRRDGMAALVATHNPALAARMDRRLALKSGKIEEL; this comes from the coding sequence ATGAGTGAGGTCCTCGCGCTCAAGGGCGTCTCCAAAGGCTACCACCGCGGAAAACCCAACGAGATCAGCGTTCTAGATGGCCTCGATCTGTCGTTGAACGCCGGCGAACTGGTGGCGCTCGAGGCGCCGTCGGGCTCCGGCAAGTCGACGCTCCTGCACATCGCGGGCCTCCTCGACACCGCCGATGCGGGCGCGGTCGTCATCGCCGGGGCAGAGGCCACGCGCTCGGACCGGCAACGCACGCGCCTGCGCCGCGCGACGCTGGGCTTTGTCTACCAGTTTCATCACCTGCTCCCGGAGTTCACGGCGCTCGAAAACATCATCCTGCCGCAGTTGGCCAATGGCGCGGCGCGCGGGGCGGCCATCGCGCGCGCGGAGATGCTTCTGGGCGAGGTGGGGCTTCAGGCGCGCGCCGGCCACCGGCCCGCGGAGCTTTCGGGCGGGGAGCAACAGCGCGTCGCCTTTTGCCGCGCGGTGGCCAATGCGCCGAAGGTCCTCCTCGCCGACGAGCCCACCGGAAATCTCGATCCCGAGACCTCCGACACCGTCTTCGACGCCCTCCTGCGACTCGTGCGCCGTGACGGCATGGCCGCGCTGGTGGCCACCCACAATCCCGCGCTCGCCGCCCGTATGGACCGCCGGCTGGCGCTAAAGAGCGGCAAGATAGAGGAGCTCTGA
- a CDS encoding lipoprotein-releasing ABC transporter permease subunit, whose protein sequence is MTTSRPFAAHEWMIAWRYIRARRAEGGVSTMTWISIIGIMLAVAALIITLAVRSGFRADFVDTILGANAHVTVYQAATFDDPARTFENYEDVSARIAAIPGVTRAAPLVRGQVMANAGERNTGVAVYGITAEDIAGVPRIAQPEAALGALADFEGGVAIGSGVARDLGITLGDPIKLISPNGVRTAFGTSPRVKTYAVTYIFTAGRFDIDQTRIYMPFAEAQLYFNRDGVADEIEVMVENPEEIEAYTLPLLEAVGDRAVIWTWQDSAAGFLRALTIEDNVMFIILSVLVLLAAMNIVSGIIMLVKNKGADIGILRTIGLSEGAVMRVFFLCGAGIGLVGTALGVALGVTFVIWIQEIFSVVNYVSGGGVWDPSIRGLYELPAELKAWDVFRSVALSLLLSFTVTIFPARAAARLNPVEALRYE, encoded by the coding sequence ATGACCACATCCCGCCCCTTTGCCGCCCATGAATGGATGATCGCCTGGCGCTATATCCGCGCCCGCCGCGCCGAGGGCGGAGTGAGCACGATGACGTGGATTTCGATCATCGGGATCATGCTCGCCGTGGCCGCGCTCATCATCACGCTCGCGGTGCGCTCCGGTTTCCGGGCGGACTTCGTGGACACGATCCTCGGCGCCAATGCCCATGTCACCGTCTACCAGGCCGCGACCTTCGACGATCCCGCGCGCACCTTCGAGAACTACGAGGATGTGTCCGCGCGCATCGCCGCTATCCCCGGCGTGACCCGGGCTGCGCCCCTCGTGCGTGGGCAGGTCATGGCCAATGCGGGGGAGCGGAACACCGGCGTCGCCGTCTACGGCATCACCGCCGAAGACATCGCTGGCGTGCCCCGTATTGCCCAACCGGAGGCCGCGCTAGGCGCGCTCGCAGATTTCGAGGGCGGCGTGGCCATCGGCTCGGGCGTGGCGCGGGACCTCGGCATCACGCTCGGCGATCCGATCAAGCTCATCTCGCCCAATGGCGTCCGCACCGCCTTCGGCACCTCGCCGCGGGTGAAGACCTATGCCGTCACCTACATCTTCACCGCCGGCCGCTTCGATATCGACCAGACCCGCATCTACATGCCCTTTGCGGAGGCGCAGCTCTATTTCAACCGGGACGGGGTCGCGGACGAGATCGAGGTCATGGTGGAGAACCCCGAGGAGATCGAGGCCTACACGCTCCCGCTGCTCGAGGCGGTGGGCGACCGCGCGGTCATCTGGACCTGGCAGGACAGCGCCGCGGGCTTCCTCCGCGCGCTGACCATCGAGGACAACGTGATGTTCATCATCCTTTCGGTCCTCGTGCTCCTCGCGGCGATGAACATCGTCTCGGGCATCATCATGCTCGTGAAGAACAAGGGGGCCGATATCGGGATCCTGCGGACGATCGGGCTGAGCGAGGGGGCAGTCATGCGCGTCTTTTTCCTATGCGGGGCAGGGATCGGGCTCGTGGGGACGGCGCTCGGCGTGGCGCTGGGCGTGACCTTCGTCATCTGGATCCAGGAGATCTTCAGCGTCGTGAACTATGTCTCGGGCGGCGGTGTCTGGGATCCCTCGATCCGGGGGCTTTACGAGCTCCCCGCAGAGCTCAAGGCGTGGGATGTCTTCCGCTCCGTGGCGCTCTCGCTCCTTCTGTCCTTCACGGTGACGATCTTTCCGGCGCGGGCGGCGGCGCGGCTTAATCCCGTGGAGGCGCTGCGCTATGAGTGA
- a CDS encoding copper chaperone PCu(A)C, giving the protein MRHLNPLLLAAALAAPLAAHEYRTGALTIDHPFTYVSDAELREGYLILVDDDGAGDRLLSVTGEAGAFLADAAGAPLAALEIPAGGAVELLPGGPHIRFPAPEAPWTEETEIAATLLFERAGEVPVVFYVEPRE; this is encoded by the coding sequence ATGCGCCATCTCAACCCCCTCCTCCTCGCCGCCGCCCTCGCCGCGCCGCTGGCGGCGCACGAGTACCGGACCGGGGCGCTCACCATCGACCACCCGTTCACCTACGTCTCCGACGCGGAGCTGCGGGAGGGGTACCTGATCCTCGTCGATGATGACGGCGCGGGGGACCGGCTCCTCTCGGTCACGGGCGAGGCGGGCGCGTTCCTCGCCGATGCCGCGGGCGCGCCGCTCGCGGCGCTCGAGATCCCGGCGGGCGGCGCGGTGGAGCTACTGCCCGGCGGGCCCCATATCCGCTTCCCCGCGCCGGAAGCCCCTTGGACCGAGGAGACGGAGATCGCCGCAACGCTTCTCTTCGAGCGGGCAGGCGAAGTGCCAGTGGTGTTTTACGTAGAGCCCCGCGAGTAA
- a CDS encoding DMT family transporter, giving the protein MQLHAVTMLAAGIGIPILAALNAALGKHLGAPMVAGVILFLVAFSTAFLVALVTGPGALAKAVTAPKHLFLAGALIAFYVLSITAIAPSFGVGNAVFFVLLGQLISAAAIDHFGLFGARPDPLTATRAAGIALMAAGVFLTQRA; this is encoded by the coding sequence ATGCAGCTTCACGCCGTCACCATGCTCGCCGCCGGGATCGGCATCCCCATCCTCGCCGCGCTCAACGCCGCGCTGGGCAAGCATCTCGGCGCGCCCATGGTGGCGGGGGTCATCCTGTTTCTCGTCGCGTTTTCCACGGCTTTTCTGGTCGCGCTCGTCACCGGGCCCGGCGCGCTGGCAAAAGCGGTGACAGCGCCGAAACACCTCTTTCTCGCAGGCGCTCTCATCGCGTTCTACGTGCTCTCGATCACGGCCATCGCGCCGAGCTTTGGCGTGGGGAACGCGGTCTTCTTCGTGCTTTTGGGCCAGCTCATCTCCGCGGCGGCCATCGATCATTTCGGACTTTTCGGCGCCCGACCAGACCCGCTCACCGCCACCCGTGCCGCGGGGATCGCGCTCATGGCCGCGGGCGTCTTCCTCACCCAGCGAGCTTGA